The DNA window GAAGTGGAGCGCTGGATCGATTATGACTACCAGCGGCTCAAGCTGCAGGTGGAAATGGGGCACTACAATTCCGGCGAGGCCGCGCGCGAGCTGGACTGGATTCAGGACGAGGTCAGGCGGGTGTTCCCGCACGCCCATGTGGTGCTGACCGGCTCCATCTCACAGTACACGGTCATGCAGGAATACGTGTCCTTCGGCCAGATCAAGTCGTTTTTCATCGCCTTCATGGTGGTGACCCTGCTGATGATGCTCGTGTTCGGCAGCCTGAAAATCGGTTTTATCGCCATGATACCCAACATTGCGCCCGCGCTGGTGGTGGGCGGCATCATGGGGTATGCCGGTGTGCCGCTTGATCTTGTCACCGTGACCATCATTCCCATGCTGCTCGGGCTGGCCGTGGACGACACCATCCATTTCATCAACCACTATCAGCTGGAATTCGGGCGTTGCCGAAACTATGCGCTCGGCAACAGGAAGACCTTCCTTGCCGTGGGCGGGGCACTGCTCATGACCACCATCGTGCTCACATTGACCTTTGCCGCGTACATGGTTTCCGTGGTCAAGATATTCATATTCATGGGAATCCTCGTGGGTTCCGGGCTGTTTGCCGCCCTTGCGGCCGACTACTTCATCACGCCCGTGCTCATAGCGTGGGCAAAACCGTTCGGCCCGGAAGAGCAGGATTGCGAGGCCGGAAAAACCAAACCCGCCGAATCCGTCTCTCTTTCAAACCCGCAACCCGAGGTTTTCGCGGCAGAGGCGAATACCCAGCAACAAGGAGGCTACCATGGCTGATACGGTTTCCGTTTCCATCGCCGATAATGTGGCGGATACGCTGTTCATTCCCCTGTACATGCGCTGCCTTGAAACCAGGCGCGCGGACCGGGTCATCAACGACCCCATGTCCTGCGAGCTGGTGGAGCGGCTCGATTACGACTTCAGCCGCTACGAGAAGTCGCCCAGAAGCCAGTTGGGCGTGGCCGTGCGCATCCGGCGGTTCGATCAGGCCGTTGCCGATTTCATCGAGACCCACGACGACCCCGTGGTCGTCAGCGTGGGTGCCGGGCTGGATACCCGTTTTCAGCGCGTATACAAGGGCAAGGGCGTGTTTTACGAGCTGGATTTGCCCGAGGTCATCGAGCTGCGCAGGCAACTGCTCCCCGAGTCGGAAAACAATCCGTACATGGGCGGTTCCATGTTCGAGACAGGCTGGATAGACGAGATAAAGGGCAAGCATCCCGGCGCATCGTTCATCGTGGTGGCCGAGGGCGTGTTCCTGTATTTCGAGGAACACGAGATCAAGCCGCTGATCACCGCCATTGCGGAACGCTTTGGGCACGGCGAGATGCATTTCGACGTGTCCTCGCCGTGGGGCGTGCGCAACAGCCAGCGCCATGAAACCGTGAAAAAGACCAACGCGGCCTTCAAATGGGGCGTGAAGGGCGACCGCGACCTTGAAGCGTGGACCCCGAGCCTGCGCTACATGGACACCACCGATTATTTTTCTTCGGTCAAGAGCCGCTGGGGAATCATGGGCCTTTTGGCCCGCTGGTTCATCCCCGGCCTCAGAAACGCATTTCGCATGCTGCACTATGAAATGGTGCCGCAGGCGTAACACTGGCTCGGAAAAACGCCCCGAACATGGC is part of the Pseudodesulfovibrio senegalensis genome and encodes:
- a CDS encoding class I SAM-dependent methyltransferase; the encoded protein is MADTVSVSIADNVADTLFIPLYMRCLETRRADRVINDPMSCELVERLDYDFSRYEKSPRSQLGVAVRIRRFDQAVADFIETHDDPVVVSVGAGLDTRFQRVYKGKGVFYELDLPEVIELRRQLLPESENNPYMGGSMFETGWIDEIKGKHPGASFIVVAEGVFLYFEEHEIKPLITAIAERFGHGEMHFDVSSPWGVRNSQRHETVKKTNAAFKWGVKGDRDLEAWTPSLRYMDTTDYFSSVKSRWGIMGLLARWFIPGLRNAFRMLHYEMVPQA